GGCTGTCCCGCCGCTGCCACCGGAGCGGTCTGAGGCGTGTCCGGCCGGTTCCGCCGCGGTAGCAGCGGGCCTCCATGGCGGTGGCCAGCTCCTCGGCGCGCTGGAAGACGATGACAAAGAGCGGCACCAGTACGGGGATGAAGGCCTTGACCCGCCGGAAGAGCCCTCCCCGGTCGAGGTCGGCGCCCCGGGCCAGCTGGGCTTTCATGATACGGTCGGTCTCGTCGAGCAGGGTGGGGATGAAACGCAGGGCGATGGTCATCATCATGGCCATCTCGTGGGCGGGGAAGCCCAGCGGCACCAGCGGCGCGAAGAGCTTCTCCAGGCCGTCGGCGAGCTCCATGGGCGCGGTGGTGAGGGTCAGCAGCCCGGCGAAGAGCACCAGCATCAGAAGCCGCACGGCCATGCGGACGGCGGCGACGGCGCCCTCCTCGGTGACGCGCAGGATGCCCCAGCTCCAGAGCAGCTCGCCCTCCGTAAAGAACAGATGGATCAGCGCGGTGAAGACAATGAGGATCAACACGGGCCGTGCGCCGCGCAGCACAAGGCCGGGCGAAAGCTGTGAGGCATAGGTGACCGCCAGCAGAAGGCCGCCCCAGGCGAGGAAGCTCACCGGGTGCTGCACGGTGAAGACGCCGGTCATCAGGAGCACCGCCGCCAGGATCTTGCACCGGGGGTCCAGGGCGTGCACCAGGGAGTCGGCCGGGACGTACTGGCCCAGGGTCAGGTGGTTCAGGAATTTCATGAGGCCCTCCCCCGCACCAGCGCCCGGGCGAGCTGTTCGGGGTCGAGGGTGAGGGGCACGGGGAACCCCCGCTGGTGGAGACAGCTGGAGACAGCCAGCACCGGCGGCATGACAAGCCCTTCGGGGGGATCGGTCTGCATGCGCTCCATCACATCGCGGGCGCTGCCGGAGAAGGAGAGCCGTCCGCCTGCAAGGATATGGAGCACGCTGCAGCGCGAGAGGGCCACCTCCAGGTCGTGGGTGATGTGGATCAGCCCGGTGCCCTCCTCCACAAGGCTGCCCAGCAGGTTGAGGAGCGACCGCTTCCCGGTGCCGTCGAGGCCGGCGGTGGGTTCGTCGAGCACGATGTACCCGGGATCGGCGGCCAGCACGGAGGCGATAGCTACACGCCGCTTCTGTCCGCCCGAGAGGAAGAAGGGGCTCCGCCGCTCAATCGTTGCGGGGAGCTCGAGCATCGCCATGGAACGGCGGACCAGCTCCCTGATCCGGCTCTCGGGCACCTTCCAGTTGCGGGGTGCGAAGGCGATCTCGTCGTAGACGGTTTCGGCGAAGAGCTGCTGCTCGGGATACTGAAAGACCAGTCCCACCTTGCGCCGCACCTCCCGGAGCTTTTTGCGGTTCCGCCGCAGGGAGATGCCGTCCACCACCACGTCGCCGCCGCCCTCCTCGGGGACGAGCAGGCCGTTGAGGTACTGGGCCAGGGTGGACTTGCCGCTTCCGGTGTGGCCCACCACGGCCGCCCAGGCGCCCGCCCCGAAGGAGAGGGAGACGCCGTCCAGCGCCTGCTTCCGCAGCGGGGTGCCGGGATGGTAGGTATGGGAGAGCCCGGTTACCTCGATGGACATAGCGCCTCCAGGATCTCCACTGAAGCGGGGTGGACCGACGCGTCGAGCATGCCCTGCCGCTGGAGCTCCCGCCAGAGGCGGACCACCGGCGGAAGCTCCAGCCCCCATTCCAGCTCCGGTTTGGAGAGCAGGTCCAGCGTGGGGCCCTGCCAGGCAATGCGCCCGCCGTCCAGGACGCAGGCCTCGGTGCAGTAGGCGATCTCCTCCAGCCGGTGGGTGATATGCACCACTGTCATCCCCCGACGGTGGAGGGAGCGGATGACCTCCAGCAGATGGGCCCGGCCCTGGGGATCCAGCATGGTGGTGGCCTCGTCGAGGATCAGGCACTGGGGCATGATGGCCAGTGCGCCGGCAACGGCGAGACGCTGCTTCTGGCCTCCCGAGAGGGCGTAGGTGGGCGAGGTCTCGAGACCCTTGAGCCCCGTCTCCTCCAGCGCCCAGGCGACACGCTCCCCGATCTCCGCCGTGGGCAGGCCGAGGTTCTCGGGCCCGAAGGCCACGTCCTGTTCCACCGTGGCGCCGACGATCTGGTTCTCGGGGTTCTGGAAGACCATGGCGACACGGCGGGAGGCCTCCAGGGCTCCCTCGTCCTCCGCCGTGTCGCAGCCGCACACAGAGCAAGAGCCCTGCGTTGGTGTCAGCAGGGCTTTGATGATCCTGGCCAGGGTAGACTTTC
This portion of the Synergistales bacterium genome encodes:
- a CDS encoding energy-coupling factor transporter transmembrane protein EcfT, with translation MKFLNHLTLGQYVPADSLVHALDPRCKILAAVLLMTGVFTVQHPVSFLAWGGLLLAVTYASQLSPGLVLRGARPVLILIVFTALIHLFFTEGELLWSWGILRVTEEGAVAAVRMAVRLLMLVLFAGLLTLTTAPMELADGLEKLFAPLVPLGFPAHEMAMMMTIALRFIPTLLDETDRIMKAQLARGADLDRGGLFRRVKAFIPVLVPLFVIVFQRAEELATAMEARCYRGGTGRTRLRPLRWQRRDS
- a CDS encoding ATP-binding cassette domain-containing protein, yielding MSIEVTGLSHTYHPGTPLRKQALDGVSLSFGAGAWAAVVGHTGSGKSTLAQYLNGLLVPEEGGGDVVVDGISLRRNRKKLREVRRKVGLVFQYPEQQLFAETVYDEIAFAPRNWKVPESRIRELVRRSMAMLELPATIERRSPFFLSGGQKRRVAIASVLAADPGYIVLDEPTAGLDGTGKRSLLNLLGSLVEEGTGLIHITHDLEVALSRCSVLHILAGGRLSFSGSARDVMERMQTDPPEGLVMPPVLAVSSCLHQRGFPVPLTLDPEQLARALVRGRAS
- a CDS encoding ATP-binding cassette domain-containing protein, giving the protein MPEEAVCALREVSFTYSGSDTPAIDGVSLTIRRGSWFALLGNNGSGKSTLARIIKALLTPTQGSCSVCGCDTAEDEGALEASRRVAMVFQNPENQIVGATVEQDVAFGPENLGLPTAEIGERVAWALEETGLKGLETSPTYALSGGQKQRLAVAGALAIMPQCLILDEATTMLDPQGRAHLLEVIRSLHRRGMTVVHITHRLEEIAYCTEACVLDGGRIAWQGPTLDLLSKPELEWGLELPPVVRLWRELQRQGMLDASVHPASVEILEALCPSR